In Chitinivibrionales bacterium, one genomic interval encodes:
- a CDS encoding sigma 54-interacting transcriptional regulator, producing the protein MPDEIATRLSFNGLATLYRIARLLSTPGDLKATMEGVLDILETHAGMKRGMISILHPESSELRVDAAKGIPESGKLRGKYKLGEGITGKVVATGRPIAIPKLRNEPTFLDKTGARKNLKDTDLAFLCVPVKSGDEVVGALSVDKVAVQDAVTLEGELHFLEAVADLVAQTVKARRKQQEKVEALERENLELRKTLEEKGKPGRMIGNSGSMREVYRQIAQVAPSPTTVLIRGETGTGKELVARAIHEKSPLGSGPFVAVNCAALPESLLESELFGHEKGSFTGALSRRIGRFELANNGTLFLDEVGEMSLPAQGRLLRAIQEKEIQRVGGGESIRVNVRLICATNRDIEAEVAAGRFRDDLYYRINVFTILLPPLRERGADVLLLADYFAKKYATLNGKKIERISTPAIDLLSAYHWPGNVRELENVMERAVLVASENVINGRDLPPTLQMKEPGQQGPRKNDFDSMVAAYEREIITDALKDARGNQSKAAAILGTTKRIIQYKIQKLGIDYRRLRGTN; encoded by the coding sequence ATGCCCGACGAAATCGCCACCCGGCTCAGCTTCAACGGCCTTGCAACGCTGTACCGTATCGCCCGCCTCCTCAGCACGCCCGGCGACCTCAAGGCCACCATGGAAGGCGTGCTTGACATTCTGGAAACGCACGCGGGCATGAAGCGCGGCATGATCTCCATTTTGCACCCGGAAAGCTCCGAGCTCAGGGTCGACGCGGCCAAGGGCATCCCTGAGAGCGGAAAACTGCGGGGGAAATACAAGCTCGGCGAGGGCATAACGGGAAAGGTCGTGGCCACCGGCCGTCCCATCGCCATTCCTAAATTGCGCAACGAGCCCACCTTCCTTGACAAAACAGGAGCCCGCAAAAACCTCAAGGACACCGACCTCGCCTTCCTGTGCGTGCCGGTCAAGTCGGGCGACGAGGTGGTGGGCGCGCTCTCGGTCGACAAGGTGGCGGTGCAGGACGCGGTGACGCTCGAGGGCGAGCTGCATTTCCTCGAGGCGGTCGCCGACCTCGTCGCGCAGACGGTGAAGGCGCGCCGCAAGCAGCAGGAAAAAGTGGAGGCGCTCGAGCGGGAAAACCTGGAGCTGCGCAAGACGCTCGAGGAAAAAGGAAAACCCGGCCGGATGATCGGCAACAGCGGGTCCATGCGCGAGGTGTACCGCCAGATCGCACAGGTGGCGCCCTCCCCGACTACCGTGCTCATCCGCGGCGAGACCGGCACGGGCAAGGAGCTGGTCGCGCGCGCGATCCACGAAAAAAGCCCGCTCGGCAGCGGGCCGTTCGTGGCGGTCAACTGCGCCGCGCTCCCGGAGTCGCTTTTGGAAAGCGAGCTGTTCGGCCATGAAAAAGGCTCGTTTACCGGCGCGCTTTCCAGGCGCATCGGGCGGTTCGAGCTCGCGAACAACGGAACGCTGTTCCTCGACGAGGTCGGCGAGATGTCGCTGCCGGCGCAGGGCCGGCTCCTGCGCGCCATCCAGGAAAAGGAGATCCAGCGCGTGGGCGGCGGCGAGTCGATCCGCGTGAACGTGCGGCTGATCTGCGCCACCAACCGCGACATCGAGGCAGAAGTGGCCGCGGGCCGTTTCCGCGACGATCTCTACTACCGCATCAACGTGTTCACCATTCTCCTGCCGCCGCTGCGCGAGCGCGGCGCCGACGTGCTCCTGCTCGCCGACTATTTCGCCAAGAAATACGCGACGCTGAACGGCAAGAAGATCGAGCGCATTTCAACGCCGGCCATCGACCTGCTGTCCGCCTACCACTGGCCGGGCAACGTGCGCGAGCTGGAGAACGTGATGGAGCGCGCCGTGCTTGTCGCATCGGAAAACGTGATCAACGGCCGCGACCTGCCCCCCACCCTGCAGATGAAGGAGCCGGGCCAGCAGGGCCCGCGCAAAAACGATTTCGACAGCATGGTGGCGGCGTACGAGCGGGAAATCATCACCGACGCCCTGAAAGACGCGCGGGGAAACCAGAGCAAGGCGGCTGCCATCCTCGGCACCACCAAGCGCATCATCCAGTATAAAATCCAGAAGCTGGGGATCGATTACCGGCGTCTCCGCGGAACGAATTAA
- a CDS encoding NrpR regulatory domain-containing protein: MAILKALEELGESAGASKISSMLQGTGIDLQERTIRFHLRKMDRDGLTRFVAKRAGRLITENGRRELACQTVMTKVGFVTSKMDEFGFRMSFHPDAASGTVPANTAFINEIDLPRALHLMQPVFTSGLSMGDRIALRTDDPAVPRGKTGIMTICSVIINGVFLKAGIPVVSRFGGLVEMEHGAPKRFLEIIEYRGTSVDPHKLFIKANFTTVNRCAETGRGVICVSFREFPSAAIDTAKKLVAKLQDVNCHGVLAVGAPNRPLLDVPVGDGRTGMITIDGLNPIAALHEAGVPVELSPLSGLEEISSFAAFKDVAAMERRSASME, from the coding sequence TTGGCGATTCTCAAGGCGCTTGAAGAGCTCGGCGAATCGGCCGGCGCGTCAAAAATTTCGAGCATGCTCCAGGGGACGGGGATCGACCTCCAGGAACGCACCATCCGTTTCCATTTGAGAAAAATGGACCGCGACGGGCTCACCCGGTTCGTGGCGAAGCGCGCGGGCCGGCTGATCACCGAAAACGGCAGGCGTGAACTGGCCTGCCAGACCGTCATGACCAAGGTCGGGTTCGTGACCTCGAAGATGGACGAATTCGGCTTCCGCATGTCATTTCATCCCGATGCTGCAAGCGGGACCGTTCCCGCAAACACCGCCTTTATCAATGAAATTGATTTACCCCGCGCCCTTCATCTTATGCAGCCGGTATTCACCTCAGGTCTGAGCATGGGCGACCGTATCGCGCTCAGGACCGATGATCCTGCGGTGCCTCGCGGGAAAACCGGAATCATGACGATTTGCAGCGTCATCATAAACGGGGTTTTTCTCAAGGCCGGCATCCCGGTGGTCTCACGGTTCGGCGGCCTGGTCGAAATGGAACACGGCGCGCCGAAGCGTTTTCTGGAGATCATCGAATACCGGGGCACCTCGGTGGATCCGCACAAGCTTTTTATCAAGGCGAACTTCACGACCGTGAACCGCTGCGCCGAGACGGGCCGCGGCGTCATCTGCGTCAGTTTCCGCGAGTTCCCGTCGGCCGCGATCGACACGGCAAAGAAGCTCGTTGCGAAGTTGCAGGATGTCAACTGCCACGGCGTGCTTGCCGTGGGCGCGCCGAACCGGCCCCTTCTTGACGTTCCGGTGGGTGACGGGCGGACCGGCATGATCACCATCGACGGGCTCAACCCGATCGCGGCGTTGCACGAGGCGGGCGTTCCGGTCGAGTTGAGCCCGCTGTCCGGTCTTGAGGAGATATCAAGTTTTGCTGCATTCAAGGACGTTGCGGCCATGGAACGGCGCAGCGCCTCCATGGAGTGA
- a CDS encoding methylenetetrahydrofolate reductase, with amino-acid sequence MQQDKTNLQKRIESGKTLVTAEIAPPRSTDGQAVRAVAKRFSGKVHAIGVSDNKDSITMSAVAAASILAAENVEPILHMATRDRNRAALVSDFLGACALGVRNVLCTSGTHQTLLPFRAAKNVFDIDATVLIQTLHDLKKNAKIVGEKNIDGDVSYCLGAVVSPYADPMDLQLPRLAQKIFVGAQFVVTHPVFDLERFNAWWKEVTNRGLHEKAAFIAGIKIFTDAAAAKAFSEKRPLPMVPDAMLARLGLKSGASRGEGIKIALETIEKLSSINGLRGFQVEVDGDADAAIEVLDTLKSKLG; translated from the coding sequence ATGCAACAAGACAAGACCAACCTGCAGAAACGGATCGAATCGGGAAAAACGCTCGTGACCGCCGAGATCGCGCCTCCGCGCTCGACCGACGGGCAGGCAGTGCGCGCCGTTGCGAAACGTTTTTCCGGAAAGGTCCATGCAATAGGCGTGAGCGACAACAAGGACTCCATCACCATGTCGGCAGTGGCGGCCGCCTCGATTTTGGCAGCGGAAAACGTGGAGCCCATTCTCCACATGGCCACGCGCGACCGCAACCGTGCCGCGCTCGTTTCCGATTTCCTCGGCGCGTGCGCGCTCGGCGTGCGCAACGTGCTCTGCACCAGCGGCACGCACCAGACCCTGCTGCCGTTCCGGGCGGCCAAGAACGTATTTGACATCGATGCCACCGTGCTGATCCAAACGCTGCACGATCTTAAAAAAAACGCAAAAATCGTGGGCGAGAAAAATATCGACGGCGATGTATCGTATTGCCTTGGGGCCGTTGTTTCTCCGTATGCGGATCCGATGGATTTGCAGCTTCCGCGCCTGGCCCAGAAGATATTCGTGGGCGCGCAGTTCGTGGTCACCCATCCGGTGTTCGACCTGGAACGGTTCAATGCCTGGTGGAAAGAGGTGACGAACCGGGGGCTGCACGAAAAGGCGGCTTTTATCGCGGGAATAAAAATTTTCACCGACGCTGCAGCGGCAAAGGCGTTTTCGGAAAAGCGCCCCCTGCCCATGGTGCCGGACGCAATGCTCGCACGGCTTGGCTTAAAATCAGGCGCAAGCAGGGGGGAAGGGATCAAAATCGCGCTCGAAACCATTGAAAAACTTTCTTCGATAAACGGCCTGCGCGGTTTTCAGGTCGAAGTTGACGGCGACGCCGACGCGGCGATAGAAGTGCTCGACACCCTGAAATCGAAACTCGGATAA
- a CDS encoding NADP-dependent glyceraldehyde-3-phosphate dehydrogenase → MINGVLHKWPGPFREVKSPIYINKNGKSIPEIIGSYPQQTEKEALAALDAAVKAYGNGRGKWPTMSTARRIEHVEKFIGLMKSRRAGIVKLLMWEIGKGLADSEKEFDRTVEYIVATVEALKELDRKSSRFEIEQGIAAQIRRAPLGVVLCMGPFNYPLNETFTTLVPALIMGNTVVFKPPKLGVLLHEPLLEPFRDSFPAGVVNTVYGEGQRVIGPLMESGKVDVLAFIGSSRVAGILKKRHPRPHRLRCVLGLDAKNAAIILGDADIELAVKECATGTLSFNGQRCTALKILFVHAGIAEKFVRRFSEAVEALGLGMPWDNDVSITPLPDPGKPAYLDSLVKDAMEKGATVRNKNGGKIFESMFTPAVLYPVRKEMRVYEEEQFGPVIPIVPFKKAAEPINYILNSPYGQQISIFGRDPGVMAGLIDHMVNQVCRVNINSQCQRGPDSFPFTGRKDSAEGTLSVSDALRVFSIRSLVAAKLNPANRELITKITRERKSEFLSTDFLF, encoded by the coding sequence TTGATAAACGGCGTCCTCCACAAATGGCCCGGCCCCTTCCGCGAAGTCAAGTCACCCATTTATATAAATAAAAACGGAAAATCAATTCCCGAAATCATCGGCTCCTATCCCCAGCAAACCGAAAAAGAGGCCCTGGCCGCTCTTGACGCAGCAGTCAAGGCCTACGGCAACGGCCGCGGCAAATGGCCGACCATGAGCACGGCAAGGCGCATCGAACACGTTGAAAAGTTCATCGGTCTGATGAAAAGCAGGCGCGCCGGCATCGTGAAGCTGCTCATGTGGGAAATAGGCAAGGGCCTTGCGGATTCGGAAAAGGAATTCGACAGGACCGTTGAATACATAGTGGCCACGGTGGAGGCGCTCAAGGAGCTTGACCGGAAGTCGTCGCGGTTCGAGATAGAGCAGGGCATCGCGGCGCAGATCAGGCGCGCGCCGCTGGGCGTGGTGCTGTGCATGGGGCCGTTCAATTACCCGCTCAACGAGACGTTCACCACGCTCGTTCCTGCCTTGATAATGGGGAACACCGTGGTGTTCAAGCCGCCCAAGCTCGGCGTGCTGCTCCACGAGCCGCTGCTCGAGCCGTTTCGGGATTCTTTCCCGGCCGGCGTGGTGAACACGGTGTACGGCGAAGGGCAGAGGGTGATCGGCCCGCTCATGGAATCGGGCAAGGTGGACGTGCTGGCGTTCATCGGGTCGAGCAGGGTGGCGGGGATTCTCAAGAAGCGGCACCCGCGTCCGCACCGTTTGCGGTGCGTGCTCGGGCTTGACGCGAAAAACGCCGCGATAATTCTTGGGGACGCGGACATCGAGCTTGCGGTCAAGGAATGCGCCACCGGCACGCTTTCATTCAACGGACAGCGGTGCACCGCGCTGAAGATCCTGTTTGTCCATGCCGGCATCGCGGAAAAATTCGTAAGGCGTTTTTCAGAGGCGGTAGAGGCGCTCGGTCTTGGCATGCCGTGGGACAATGACGTTTCCATTACGCCGTTGCCTGATCCCGGCAAGCCGGCATACCTTGATTCGCTGGTAAAAGACGCAATGGAAAAGGGCGCAACAGTAAGAAACAAAAACGGCGGAAAAATCTTTGAGTCGATGTTCACGCCCGCGGTCCTCTATCCTGTCAGAAAGGAAATGCGTGTTTACGAAGAGGAACAGTTCGGCCCGGTTATTCCCATAGTTCCGTTTAAGAAAGCGGCGGAGCCGATCAACTACATCCTCAACTCCCCCTACGGCCAGCAGATAAGCATTTTCGGACGCGACCCGGGCGTCATGGCGGGCCTTATCGACCACATGGTGAACCAGGTGTGCCGCGTCAACATCAATTCCCAGTGCCAGCGCGGGCCGGACAGTTTTCCGTTCACGGGTCGAAAGGACTCGGCCGAAGGCACGCTCTCGGTTTCCGACGCGCTCAGGGTGTTTTCGATACGCTCCCTGGTCGCGGCGAAACTGAACCCGGCGAACAGGGAGCTGATTACAAAGATCACGCGGGAGAGGAAGTCGGAGTTTTTGTCAACGGACTTTTTGTTTTAA
- a CDS encoding hydrogenase iron-sulfur subunit, which yields MTAANEKSLTDKKPSCIIIFLCKNCVPAGGKLPVQWNEEGVHVRIREIPCSGKVDAQYMMHALEGDVGGIFVITCPVGECTLSQGNYRAEMRVKTVQRLLAEAGLDPKRAGIAHCKAGVTIEGLKGIIGDAVRTIAGTAVAAQS from the coding sequence ATGACTGCCGCGAATGAAAAATCATTGACGGATAAGAAGCCTTCCTGCATCATCATTTTTCTCTGCAAAAACTGCGTTCCGGCCGGGGGCAAGCTGCCGGTCCAGTGGAATGAGGAAGGTGTTCATGTGCGTATCAGGGAGATTCCCTGCAGCGGAAAAGTCGACGCGCAATACATGATGCACGCGCTTGAGGGCGATGTCGGCGGGATCTTCGTGATCACCTGTCCCGTGGGCGAATGCACGCTTTCGCAGGGCAACTACCGGGCCGAGATGCGCGTGAAAACCGTGCAGCGGCTTCTTGCCGAGGCCGGGCTCGATCCGAAACGGGCCGGCATCGCGCACTGCAAGGCCGGCGTGACGATTGAAGGACTGAAAGGAATCATCGGCGACGCGGTCCGCACCATTGCGGGAACCGCCGTTGCGGCGCAATCATAA
- a CDS encoding glycoside hydrolase family 44 protein, producing the protein MKKAAIVKIVMSVIFFSSFCIAVEIQVDLSKGRRAISPYIYGRNNDVSDDPSAPMSAATVTLYNDAGLRMTRDGGGNNSTKYNWRRKLTSHPDWYNNVYPHDWDFASQSIVQRLPQTCGLWTLQLLGKAASNTQHNYPDNGDGSNASQNWAGGGGPTPTPHDGDPNLYLMDWPPDSTTAVFDFWFKPAAQGGLGLDSSRFRYWNMDNEPEVWNSTHDDVVKDTIPVETYLAKYFAVAKLARQRFPGIKIVGPVFTNEWQWWNWNNHFVGGIPWMEYFIMRVAQEQAASGLRLLDVLDFHFYQNANSNAADEHNVTQLHRIWYDTTYDWPWANGSKAYPSGWDESRKKQYIFKRCEDWFTQYLGANHGVTISMTETGISGINIDGSLATVWYGSQLGTFADHGVEIFTPWYWNYGQWETLHLFSKNAKAIRVESTSDLDTTVSAYSSVNATGDSCTVILINRDNAATQTAHVTLAHFTPNAAAHNVLELSSLPTGSETFVSETNNALKKKTVTPAGNAFSLDLPAYSVTAVLLKGTSDVAVRMGIPAVKVNGAIKGGKAEWFDVRGRRVAALDGVAIDKVRNMSAGGVWLVKEGERVRKVVVEKE; encoded by the coding sequence ATGAAAAAAGCCGCGATTGTAAAAATCGTCATGAGCGTCATTTTCTTTTCATCTTTCTGCATTGCCGTCGAAATCCAGGTCGACCTCTCCAAGGGCCGCCGCGCCATATCGCCGTACATTTACGGACGCAACAACGACGTGTCGGACGACCCGTCGGCGCCCATGTCCGCCGCGACCGTGACGCTGTACAACGACGCGGGCCTCAGGATGACGCGCGACGGCGGCGGCAACAATTCCACCAAGTACAACTGGCGCCGCAAGCTCACCTCGCACCCGGACTGGTACAACAACGTTTACCCGCACGACTGGGACTTCGCCTCGCAGAGCATAGTGCAGCGGCTCCCGCAGACCTGCGGCCTGTGGACGCTCCAGCTTCTGGGGAAGGCGGCGAGCAACACCCAGCACAATTATCCGGACAACGGCGACGGCTCGAACGCCTCCCAAAACTGGGCGGGCGGCGGCGGGCCGACGCCCACCCCGCATGACGGCGACCCCAACCTGTACCTCATGGACTGGCCGCCGGATTCGACCACGGCCGTTTTCGACTTCTGGTTCAAGCCCGCTGCGCAGGGCGGACTCGGACTCGACAGTTCGCGATTCCGCTACTGGAACATGGACAACGAGCCCGAGGTGTGGAACAGCACGCACGACGACGTGGTGAAGGACACCATTCCCGTCGAGACCTATCTCGCCAAGTATTTCGCGGTCGCAAAGCTGGCGCGCCAGAGGTTCCCGGGAATCAAGATCGTTGGGCCGGTGTTCACCAACGAGTGGCAGTGGTGGAACTGGAACAACCATTTCGTGGGCGGCATCCCGTGGATGGAATATTTCATCATGCGCGTGGCCCAGGAACAGGCCGCGTCCGGCCTGCGGCTGCTCGACGTTCTTGATTTTCACTTTTACCAGAACGCAAACAGCAATGCCGCGGACGAGCACAACGTCACGCAGCTGCACCGCATCTGGTACGACACCACGTACGACTGGCCGTGGGCGAACGGCTCAAAGGCATATCCGAGCGGCTGGGACGAGTCGAGGAAAAAACAGTACATCTTCAAGCGCTGCGAGGACTGGTTTACGCAGTACCTCGGCGCGAACCACGGCGTGACCATCAGCATGACCGAGACCGGTATCTCCGGCATCAACATCGACGGCTCGCTCGCGACCGTGTGGTACGGCTCCCAGCTCGGCACGTTCGCGGACCACGGCGTGGAGATCTTCACGCCCTGGTACTGGAACTACGGCCAATGGGAGACCCTGCACCTGTTCTCTAAAAACGCCAAAGCCATCCGCGTGGAAAGCACGAGCGACCTCGACACCACCGTGTCGGCATACTCGTCCGTCAATGCAACGGGCGACTCGTGCACCGTGATCCTCATCAACCGCGACAATGCGGCAACGCAAACCGCGCACGTCACCCTCGCGCATTTCACGCCAAATGCGGCCGCCCACAATGTGCTTGAATTGTCGAGCCTGCCAACCGGCAGTGAAACGTTCGTCTCCGAAACCAACAACGCGCTCAAGAAAAAGACCGTGACGCCGGCGGGAAACGCTTTTTCGCTCGACCTGCCCGCATATTCGGTCACGGCCGTATTGCTAAAGGGGACTTCCGACGTGGCGGTGAGGATGGGGATACCCGCAGTAAAGGTAAACGGTGCGATCAAGGGCGGAAAGGCCGAGTGGTTTGATGTGAGGGGGAGAAGGGTGGCGGCGCTTGACGGAGTTGCAATTGACAAAGTAAGAAATATGTCGGCGGGAGGGGTGTGGCTGGTGAAGGAGGGCGAAAGGGTGAGGAAGGTAGTGGTGGAGAAAGAATAA
- a CDS encoding PHB depolymerase family esterase: protein MQLLKSKIQSRYWRNPNRTAVKTRLAAILVAGTLFVMILMIYPDSWWPVKQKSTGKIVEVREMPPGGTVPTSDSTNRDLEYFYFFPAIAGTPAKLPVLIVVGGLNAKGHHYVTGHWREFAKENGFAIVSPSFCFNEADWQRQRSYQFPAVWSGQAMNDILDSLAKKGPIDKNRLYLFGHSAGAQFVHRFALLYPERCRAVAAHAPGGVTLPEATAPVRFLIAVGLNDTPERVACARRFAKACGEHGIQIDLKEFPGIGHQLTGEAIQMSFDFFARVKKEEQKPCFSGNGGS from the coding sequence ATGCAATTATTAAAAAGTAAAATACAAAGCCGCTACTGGCGAAACCCCAACAGAACCGCGGTGAAAACCAGGCTCGCTGCGATCCTCGTGGCAGGAACTCTCTTTGTAATGATTCTCATGATTTATCCCGATTCCTGGTGGCCGGTCAAGCAAAAATCCACCGGCAAAATCGTCGAGGTCCGCGAGATGCCGCCGGGAGGGACAGTACCTACCTCGGACAGCACCAACCGCGACCTGGAATATTTTTATTTTTTCCCCGCAATCGCCGGCACCCCCGCCAAATTACCCGTCCTCATCGTCGTTGGCGGACTCAATGCCAAAGGTCATCACTATGTCACCGGGCATTGGCGCGAATTCGCTAAAGAAAACGGGTTTGCCATTGTCTCGCCGTCGTTTTGCTTCAACGAAGCGGATTGGCAAAGGCAAAGGAGCTATCAATTCCCGGCGGTGTGGTCGGGACAGGCCATGAATGACATTCTCGATTCGCTTGCCAAAAAGGGGCCCATTGACAAAAACAGACTTTATCTTTTCGGCCATTCGGCCGGCGCGCAATTTGTCCACCGCTTCGCTCTGCTGTATCCGGAACGGTGCAGGGCGGTTGCGGCGCACGCGCCGGGCGGAGTGACCTTGCCGGAAGCAACAGCGCCCGTCAGATTTTTGATCGCCGTCGGGCTGAACGATACGCCGGAGCGCGTTGCGTGTGCCCGTCGGTTCGCCAAGGCGTGCGGAGAGCACGGCATTCAGATTGATTTAAAGGAATTCCCTGGCATCGGCCACCAACTTACCGGCGAGGCAATTCAGATGTCGTTTGATTTTTTTGCAAGGGTTAAAAAAGAAGAGCAAAAACCATGTTTTTCGGGGAACGGCGGCAGTTGA
- a CDS encoding glutamate synthase-related protein: MSAKYHVHTHLTPPRIRPEGKLGIVDWREDCSSCKNCVKKGCVYNLYREEYDALHQELGYLDYIYQCKGCLTCVQNCTKNILTRVVNPEYERLGDGYYTPDIVLTTWYQAETGAVPVSGCGYGGPFSGQGFDSMWTDMSEIVRPTRDGIHGREYINTGVDIGRKRPRLSFDGMNLVGEAPPLIQSPLPLMFGDIPARWRHDAVIESILSAAGDLGLLAVLPLDLAEKHAGRMNNIVPLIDKQEPSAAGAAMVIVPDSEKVSDLITALKKENPKRIIAVRMNAGPDTAARVLDLARRGVEAVNLVFDKHGRETGAAKPRHVRDAVRETHKALVKEAIRDEITLIASGGIALPEHMAKAIICGADLVTVDIPLILAMDCRLCGECERGEPCQVDLAGIDVKYGAGRLKNLMGSWHSQLLEMLGAMGIREARRLRGETGRCMFFEDLEAAAFGRIFGKRKDAC; encoded by the coding sequence ATGTCCGCGAAATACCACGTCCATACGCATCTGACGCCGCCGCGCATCAGGCCCGAGGGCAAACTCGGCATTGTTGACTGGCGGGAAGACTGCTCGAGTTGCAAGAACTGCGTGAAAAAAGGCTGCGTGTACAACCTGTACCGCGAGGAATACGACGCCCTGCACCAGGAGCTGGGCTATCTGGACTACATTTACCAATGCAAAGGCTGCCTCACCTGCGTGCAGAACTGCACCAAGAACATCCTCACGCGCGTGGTGAACCCCGAATACGAGCGGCTCGGCGACGGCTACTATACCCCCGACATCGTGCTTACCACCTGGTACCAGGCCGAGACCGGCGCGGTGCCCGTGTCGGGCTGCGGCTACGGCGGCCCGTTTTCGGGCCAGGGGTTCGATTCCATGTGGACCGACATGTCGGAGATCGTGCGGCCCACGCGCGACGGCATTCACGGACGCGAATACATCAACACCGGCGTGGATATCGGCCGCAAGCGGCCGCGTCTTTCCTTCGACGGCATGAACCTTGTCGGCGAGGCGCCGCCGCTCATCCAGAGCCCGCTGCCGCTCATGTTCGGCGATATTCCGGCGCGGTGGCGCCATGATGCAGTCATTGAGTCGATTCTTTCCGCGGCGGGAGACCTCGGGCTCCTTGCCGTGCTTCCCCTCGATCTGGCCGAGAAACATGCCGGCAGGATGAACAACATCGTGCCGCTGATTGACAAACAGGAACCTTCCGCGGCAGGCGCGGCCATGGTGATCGTCCCGGACTCCGAAAAGGTTTCCGATCTCATCACGGCCCTTAAAAAGGAAAATCCCAAGCGGATCATTGCGGTGAGAATGAATGCCGGACCGGACACCGCGGCGCGCGTGCTGGACCTTGCCCGCCGGGGCGTGGAAGCGGTGAACCTCGTGTTCGACAAGCACGGCAGGGAAACAGGCGCGGCCAAGCCCCGTCATGTGCGCGACGCCGTGCGCGAGACGCACAAGGCGCTTGTCAAGGAAGCGATCCGCGACGAGATCACGCTCATCGCCTCGGGCGGCATCGCGCTTCCCGAGCACATGGCAAAGGCGATCATCTGCGGCGCCGACCTTGTGACGGTCGATATCCCGCTCATTCTCGCCATGGACTGCAGGCTGTGCGGCGAATGCGAAAGGGGCGAGCCGTGCCAGGTTGACCTGGCTGGCATCGACGTGAAATACGGCGCGGGCAGGCTCAAGAACCTCATGGGCTCGTGGCACAGCCAGCTGCTCGAGATGCTGGGCGCCATGGGGATACGCGAGGCGAGGCGCCTGCGCGGCGAGACTGGCCGCTGTATGTTCTTCGAGGATTTGGAGGCGGCGGCGTTCGGAAGAATCTTTGGTAAAAGGAAGGATGCCTGTTGA